A region of Candidatus Methylomirabilota bacterium DNA encodes the following proteins:
- a CDS encoding carbon-nitrogen hydrolase family protein yields MKVKLAVVQPRTRLGPEEETNVKEAVRYIEAAARRGAHLVLFPETYPGPWTDRIRYDPLGPLAAQAKASGVWVVAGTSEPVPGSADGYYNVCLLIGSDGDLVGKYRRTSPPGPYIYKGGPFWDFNYTPADDLPVFETPLGTIGILICSEVFVPELSRILALKGAEIILLPTGRVVDFNENWLTLVRARAVENLAFTATGQNLIGNEGMAMVASPERVLAESKEEGILLAELDLGRVRELRRLAPKISGSGQFKTIPGIASFRRPEVFRKNAPE; encoded by the coding sequence GTGAAGGTGAAGCTCGCCGTCGTGCAGCCGAGGACGCGGCTCGGCCCGGAGGAGGAGACGAACGTCAAGGAGGCCGTGCGCTACATCGAGGCGGCGGCGCGGCGGGGCGCCCACCTCGTGCTCTTCCCGGAAACGTACCCGGGGCCCTGGACCGATCGGATCCGCTACGACCCCCTGGGGCCGCTGGCCGCTCAGGCGAAGGCCTCCGGCGTGTGGGTGGTGGCCGGCACCTCCGAGCCCGTGCCGGGGAGTGCCGACGGTTACTACAACGTGTGTCTCCTGATCGGCTCCGACGGCGACCTGGTCGGGAAATATCGGAGAACCAGTCCGCCGGGCCCGTACATCTACAAGGGCGGCCCGTTCTGGGACTTCAACTACACGCCGGCCGACGATCTGCCCGTGTTCGAGACCCCGTTGGGCACGATCGGCATCCTCATCTGCAGCGAGGTGTTCGTCCCCGAGCTCTCTCGGATCCTCGCGCTGAAGGGCGCGGAGATCATCCTCCTTCCCACGGGGCGGGTCGTCGATTTCAACGAGAACTGGCTGACGCTCGTCCGGGCGCGGGCGGTCGAGAACCTCGCCTTCACCGCCACCGGCCAGAACCTGATCGGCAACGAGGGGATGGCGATGGTGGCCTCGCCCGAGCGCGTGCTCGCCGAATCGAAGGAGGAGGGCATTCTCCTCGCCGAGCTGGACCTGGGGCGCGTGCGCGAGCTGCGGAGGCTGGCTCCGAAGATCAGCGGCTCGGGGCAATTCAAGACGATCCCGGGCATCGCGAGCTTCCGGCGACCGGAGGTGTTCCGGAAGAACGCGCCCGAGTGA
- a CDS encoding BMP family protein, producing the protein MTCRSRFARLPVALVTLTLVVGAWLAPGPTLPAASGKKMAMIFPGSIQDADFNTVGYVALQEVAKSHDLQVAYSESVAVADAERVSREYITAGYDIVAYHGGQFPTIARKLAAQFPNVIFIQQTSGAVADAPANVWTLGRKWYQGYYVLGVVGALSTRTNKIGFVGGVRIPDVVSSINAVNQALRDHNPKAQLVWSNTGDFNDGVKARQTAEAQIAAGADFIITFVNLGVYGVAEAAKASPKPVLLTTFMTDKWDVAPKHFAGSLLANFRTPYQEIVGRILKGEKSGYYEMRPGSGMELSELRNVPPEAAARARAIFKEVAAGKPVPEITDKVPTP; encoded by the coding sequence ATGACGTGCCGATCCAGATTTGCTCGACTCCCGGTGGCGCTTGTCACGCTGACCCTGGTGGTGGGGGCGTGGCTGGCGCCGGGTCCCACCCTGCCGGCCGCCAGCGGGAAGAAGATGGCCATGATCTTCCCCGGCTCCATCCAGGACGCCGACTTCAATACCGTCGGCTACGTCGCACTCCAAGAGGTGGCCAAGAGCCACGACCTGCAGGTCGCCTACTCCGAGTCGGTGGCCGTGGCCGACGCCGAGCGCGTCTCGCGCGAGTACATCACCGCCGGCTACGACATCGTCGCGTACCACGGCGGCCAGTTCCCGACCATCGCGCGGAAGCTGGCCGCGCAGTTCCCGAACGTGATCTTCATCCAGCAGACTTCGGGCGCGGTGGCGGACGCGCCCGCCAACGTCTGGACCCTCGGGCGGAAGTGGTATCAGGGGTACTACGTGCTGGGTGTGGTGGGGGCGCTCTCGACCAGGACCAACAAGATCGGATTCGTGGGCGGCGTGCGGATCCCCGACGTGGTCTCCTCGATCAACGCGGTCAACCAGGCCCTCCGGGACCACAACCCGAAGGCCCAGCTGGTGTGGAGCAACACCGGCGACTTCAACGACGGGGTGAAGGCCCGGCAGACCGCCGAAGCCCAGATCGCTGCCGGAGCGGACTTCATCATCACATTCGTCAACCTCGGCGTCTACGGTGTCGCTGAGGCGGCCAAGGCGTCGCCCAAGCCCGTGCTCCTGACGACCTTCATGACCGACAAGTGGGACGTGGCGCCGAAGCACTTCGCCGGCTCGCTCCTGGCCAACTTCCGCACGCCCTACCAGGAGATCGTCGGGCGGATCTTGAAGGGCGAGAAGAGCGGGTACTACGAGATGCGGCCGGGGAGCGGCATGGAGCTCTCCGAGCTCCGAAACGTCCCGCCGGAGGCGGCGGCCAGGGCCCGGGCCATCTTCAAGGAGGTCGCGGCCGGCAAGCCGGTGCCCGAGATCACCGACAAGGTGCCGACGCCGTGA